The Chitinophagales bacterium genome has a window encoding:
- a CDS encoding tetratricopeptide repeat protein, which produces MSITSYGSVIDSLKHVLSSHGSHDTTKVSLMLHISVQYQNISADSQKKYAEDAYTLAQQLGDAYILSRSLNQMGAVFFNNGKYDSSIYYYQQAIDVCDANGMEDQKVYGYTNIGNVYMRLADYIRALAYYDTGLTYAEKYDDNRSRGRILSNIGSIYYDQGAYSKALNNFLEGLEIHEEMDNQHDIALSVLNLSNVYYRLKDYPKAKQYIARAMDMAKKTTDKWSVISCHTTYASIFNEEKKYDSSLLCLQEALALSLDINQPYVTNLLKGNIAECYLHMGRLDSAYVLYKESIKVSEKLKDIEGIAIAKGGVGQVLVKKGQKELGLRYIEEGLALMEEAGMKQQALELAEILATTHEEMGNYKNALKYTKLKEAYEDSLSLDKAKKEASSLQFEYELAKKEAQITLLEKNNALEAGKTKLNRMLLAAALVGMLLASIIAFQFFRNLKRARITNELILKQKQEIESQARKLEVLNNFKDTTFSVLSHDLRSPINALTGTMSMLDEGIITPGEFALYKQELNNKLQSVTLMLDNLLQWAKMQMKGEHTLDLEKINIRRKTLKAFAVLKDAADQKNIKLVAEVPENLYAMADKNQAEMVMRNLVSNAIKFTPVNGTVTVAAEKNGSMAAIKVIDTGVGMTKEQIDKLFDGTPNQSTQGTGGEKGTGIGLQLSYNFVRNNGGNIVVESEPGRGTTFLLTLPA; this is translated from the coding sequence TTGAGCATTACATCCTATGGTAGTGTAATAGATAGCCTGAAACATGTACTAAGCAGCCACGGCTCCCACGATACTACTAAGGTGAGCCTGATGTTACACATAAGTGTACAATACCAGAACATTAGTGCTGATTCTCAAAAAAAATATGCTGAAGACGCATATACGCTTGCTCAACAACTGGGTGATGCATATATATTGAGTCGGTCACTTAACCAGATGGGGGCCGTTTTTTTTAACAATGGCAAATACGATAGCTCGATATATTATTATCAACAAGCGATCGATGTCTGCGATGCAAACGGTATGGAGGACCAAAAGGTCTACGGCTATACAAACATAGGTAATGTGTACATGCGACTGGCCGACTACATAAGGGCACTGGCATACTATGATACAGGTTTAACATATGCTGAAAAATATGATGACAACCGATCACGAGGAAGGATATTAAGCAATATCGGATCTATTTATTATGATCAGGGTGCCTATTCAAAAGCTTTGAATAATTTTCTTGAAGGACTGGAGATACACGAAGAAATGGACAATCAGCATGATATTGCTCTCTCGGTCCTAAACTTGAGTAATGTATACTACCGCTTAAAAGATTACCCCAAAGCCAAACAATACATTGCCCGTGCAATGGATATGGCAAAAAAAACAACCGACAAGTGGTCTGTAATCTCATGCCATACCACCTATGCAAGCATATTCAATGAAGAAAAAAAATACGACTCATCACTGCTCTGCCTGCAAGAAGCACTGGCTTTATCTTTAGATATCAATCAACCATATGTTACCAATCTTTTGAAAGGCAACATCGCAGAATGCTACCTGCATATGGGGCGACTGGACAGCGCTTATGTCCTGTATAAAGAGTCTATAAAGGTTTCAGAAAAATTGAAGGATATAGAGGGGATTGCTATTGCCAAAGGAGGTGTCGGACAGGTATTGGTAAAAAAAGGGCAGAAAGAATTAGGGCTAAGATATATTGAAGAGGGGCTGGCGTTGATGGAAGAAGCCGGCATGAAACAGCAGGCATTGGAATTGGCAGAGATATTGGCTACTACCCATGAAGAAATGGGTAATTACAAAAATGCGCTTAAGTATACTAAGTTAAAAGAAGCTTATGAAGATTCTCTCTCGCTTGATAAAGCAAAAAAAGAAGCAAGTAGCCTGCAGTTTGAATATGAACTGGCAAAAAAAGAAGCACAGATAACCCTGCTCGAAAAGAATAATGCGTTGGAAGCGGGGAAAACAAAGCTTAACCGCATGTTGCTGGCAGCTGCACTTGTTGGCATGTTACTGGCGAGTATTATTGCATTCCAGTTTTTCAGAAACTTGAAACGTGCACGTATTACCAATGAACTGATATTGAAACAAAAACAGGAAATAGAATCGCAGGCACGAAAACTTGAGGTACTGAACAATTTTAAAGATACTACTTTCTCGGTTTTATCGCACGACCTGCGTAGCCCCATCAACGCACTCACCGGAACAATGTCTATGCTTGATGAGGGTATCATCACCCCGGGAGAATTTGCGTTATATAAACAGGAATTAAATAATAAGCTCCAATCAGTGACCCTGATGCTGGACAACTTGTTGCAGTGGGCAAAAATGCAGATGAAAGGTGAACACACGCTAGATCTGGAAAAAATAAATATTCGCAGAAAAACGTTGAAAGCATTTGCGGTATTAAAAGATGCTGCTGATCAGAAAAATATTAAACTGGTTGCGGAGGTACCTGAAAATCTATATGCTATGGCAGATAAGAACCAGGCAGAAATGGTGATGCGTAATCTTGTTTCAAACGCCATAAAATTCACTCCGGTAAACGGTACAGTTACCGTTGCAGCAGAAAAGAATGGTTCTATGGCTGCTATTAAGGTAATTGATACTGGTGTGGGGATGACCAAGGAACAAATAGATAAGCTATTTGACGGGACACCTAACCAAAGTACTCAGGGTACAGGTGGAGAAAAAGGTACCGGAATCGGCTTGCAATTGTCCTACAACTTTGTTCGTAACAATGGTGGCAACATTGTCGTAGAGAGTGAACCGGGCAGAGGAACTACGTTCCTGCTTACACTACCAGCCTAA
- the ygiD gene encoding 4,5-DOPA dioxygenase extradiol, producing MSTLSGFKRFTDELKEQEEYMPVLFVGHGSPMNAIEDNEFSRRWKKMAGEIPVPKAVLIVSAHWLTRGTHVTAMEHPKTIHDFGGFPEALFDVEYPAPGSPAVAAETAKLITSTNVGMDHDWGLDHGAWSVVRQMYPDANIPMIQLSIDYYKEPQYHYDLAKQLQALRKKGVLILASGNMVHNLGMMALPGGDFNRINEEYGFDWAHEMNTIFKEKIGNGDHRALIEYEKLSKSAKLAIPTPDHYYPLLYVLALQRKNESATFFNDKALAGSLTMTSVKIT from the coding sequence ATGAGTACACTATCAGGATTCAAAAGATTTACAGATGAGCTGAAAGAGCAGGAGGAGTATATGCCTGTATTGTTTGTAGGGCACGGTTCGCCTATGAACGCAATTGAAGATAATGAATTCTCGCGCAGGTGGAAGAAAATGGCTGGTGAGATACCGGTACCCAAAGCAGTGCTGATAGTATCAGCACACTGGCTGACGCGTGGTACCCATGTTACAGCCATGGAGCACCCAAAAACCATACATGACTTTGGTGGTTTCCCTGAAGCTTTGTTTGATGTAGAGTACCCGGCACCGGGTAGTCCTGCAGTGGCAGCCGAAACGGCAAAACTCATTACAAGTACTAATGTGGGTATGGATCATGACTGGGGGCTTGATCATGGCGCATGGAGCGTGGTACGACAAATGTATCCTGACGCCAACATACCCATGATACAATTGAGTATAGATTATTATAAGGAGCCGCAATATCATTATGACCTTGCAAAACAATTACAGGCTTTGCGTAAAAAAGGCGTGCTGATACTGGCCAGTGGCAACATGGTGCACAATCTGGGTATGATGGCGCTGCCCGGTGGAGACTTCAACAGGATAAATGAAGAGTATGGTTTTGACTGGGCACACGAGATGAACACCATTTTTAAAGAGAAGATTGGTAATGGTGACCATCGAGCTTTGATAGAATATGAAAAGCTGAGTAAGTCAGCCAAGCTGGCTATACCAACGCCTGACCATTATTACCCATTGTTGTACGTACTTGCTTTGCAAAGAAAAAATGAATCAGCAACCTTTTTTAACGACAAGGCACTGGCGGGCTCGCTTACTATGACAAGTGTTAAAATAACCTGA
- a CDS encoding peptidoglycan-binding protein, producing the protein MLNGLDISHHNTINAQVLRDMSWKNRLYFNFIKASEGATIQDGQFASNWQLSRDAGLICGAYHFLRPFSDPLQQADNFISQYKKVSRVGVFPPVVDIEWAQSSKGEQWSQLTPAKRLTQIKAFMTAVEHALNVQPIIYTAVNFWNTYVFPQCSNVDNEYFKQHMAWIVNLNGKGAIPKPWSSATFWQTHFGENGTGNDPYAHLDQDVFNGSLLEMLNSTLPGFTVMNGFPRSYVVYDMQDVLKTKGFIADEPDGYFGKNTETAVVKFQQANGLTGNGIVDRQTWNKLLM; encoded by the coding sequence ATGCTGAATGGATTAGATATATCACATCATAATACAATAAATGCGCAGGTGTTGCGCGATATGTCCTGGAAGAACAGGTTATACTTCAACTTTATTAAAGCATCAGAAGGAGCCACGATACAGGACGGACAGTTTGCCAGCAACTGGCAACTAAGCCGGGATGCGGGGTTGATATGTGGTGCCTATCATTTCCTGAGGCCTTTTTCAGATCCCCTGCAACAAGCAGATAATTTCATAAGTCAATATAAAAAAGTAAGCAGGGTTGGAGTTTTTCCTCCAGTTGTAGATATAGAGTGGGCTCAATCAAGTAAGGGGGAGCAGTGGAGCCAATTAACACCTGCTAAAAGACTTACCCAGATCAAAGCATTTATGACGGCTGTAGAACACGCACTTAATGTTCAGCCTATTATCTACACTGCAGTTAACTTCTGGAATACCTATGTTTTTCCACAGTGTAGCAATGTAGATAATGAGTACTTTAAACAGCATATGGCGTGGATCGTAAACCTGAATGGTAAAGGAGCTATACCCAAACCGTGGAGTAGTGCCACTTTCTGGCAAACGCATTTCGGTGAGAACGGAACGGGTAACGATCCTTATGCGCACCTGGACCAGGATGTATTTAATGGTTCGCTGTTAGAGATGCTGAATAGTACACTGCCCGGGTTTACAGTTATGAATGGATTCCCACGGTCATACGTAGTATATGATATGCAGGACGTACTGAAAACAAAGGGTTTTATAGCCGACGAGCCAGACGGATATTTTGGTAAGAATACAGAAACAGCCGTTGTAAAATTTCAACAAGCTAACGGACTGACAGGCAACGGGATTGTAGACCGGCAGACGTGGAATAAACTATTAATGTAG
- a CDS encoding nucleoid-associated protein has translation MRADFSDTVIDGLATHYVGNKHSDDTFFYAEELVAIEDNELEEQLLHYFTAPFRDIEEYYRFHHESDINLNTVMHFAQKVFEDPATLLEHSVNIAKHLYEISDSPNIKSGELHITYLSGIHMNGQSIEAIGIYKTEHRDVFINLDKKFSGYQINMQEGIHVDKMDKGCIIYNTNDGIILSAIDKTNKKNEAQYWKDKFLKIIATADEYHYTTDYLTATKEFITKQIPQEYEVTKAQQVDYLNKSINFFKNNNEFDERAFASEVFEDKELINSFSSYKRDYEQQYEKELGTDFAISEYAVKRSARVFKSVIKLDKNFHVYVHGDRDLIEKGYDEAVGKHYYKIYFDNET, from the coding sequence TTGAGAGCAGACTTTTCAGATACAGTTATAGACGGCCTTGCTACCCACTACGTAGGCAACAAACACTCGGATGACACATTTTTCTATGCGGAAGAACTGGTTGCGATTGAGGATAATGAACTGGAGGAACAATTGCTTCATTACTTCACGGCACCTTTCAGGGATATTGAAGAGTATTACAGGTTCCACCATGAAAGTGATATAAACCTGAACACCGTCATGCACTTTGCGCAAAAAGTATTTGAAGACCCCGCCACACTCCTTGAACACTCCGTAAATATCGCCAAACACCTGTACGAGATATCAGATTCACCCAACATTAAAAGCGGTGAGCTGCACATAACCTATCTCTCAGGTATTCATATGAATGGCCAAAGCATTGAGGCCATCGGAATATATAAAACAGAGCACAGGGATGTATTCATTAACCTGGACAAAAAATTCTCTGGTTATCAGATCAATATGCAGGAAGGCATACATGTTGACAAAATGGATAAAGGGTGTATCATATATAATACAAATGACGGCATTATATTGTCTGCTATAGACAAGACCAATAAAAAGAACGAGGCTCAGTACTGGAAAGATAAATTCCTGAAAATAATAGCTACTGCTGATGAATACCATTATACCACCGACTATCTCACGGCAACCAAAGAATTCATTACCAAACAGATACCCCAGGAATATGAGGTAACCAAAGCCCAGCAGGTCGACTACTTGAACAAGTCCATTAATTTTTTTAAAAACAACAACGAATTTGACGAACGAGCCTTTGCCAGCGAAGTATTTGAAGACAAGGAACTCATCAATTCTTTTTCCAGCTATAAAAGAGATTATGAACAACAATATGAAAAGGAACTGGGCACTGACTTTGCGATATCAGAATATGCTGTTAAGAGGTCAGCCCGGGTGTTCAAAAGCGTCATCAAGCTGGACAAGAACTTTCACGTTTATGTTCATGGCGACCGAGACCTGATAGAAAAAGGTTACGACGAGGCAGTCGGCAAGCATTATTACAAAATATACTTTGACAATGAAACATAA